In one window of Prevotella sp. E13-17 DNA:
- the tyrS gene encoding tyrosine--tRNA ligase, which produces MKKNFVEELRWRGMLAQIMPGTEELLQKEMVTAYLGTDPTADSLHIGHLCGIMMLRHLQRCGHKPIILVGGATGMIGDPSGKSQERNLLNDETLRHNQECIKAQVAKFLDFDSKEANAAEMVNNYDWMKNFTFLDFAREVGKHITVNYMMAKESVQQRLNGTARDGLSFTEFTYQLLQGYDFLYLYQHKGVKLQLGGNDQWGNMTTGTELIRRTLGNEVETFALTCPLITKSDGKKFGKTESGNIWLDPKRTSPYRFYQFWLNVSDEDAERYIKIFTSLEKDVIDALVEEHKQDPGRRVLQKRLAEEVTVLVHSQEALDMAIEASNILFGKSTKEALEKLDEQTFLDVFDGVEKFEISKDQLGQPAIELLTTVAPVFPSKGEMRKMVQGGGVSLNKEKLTDQNRAITADDLIDGKYLLAQKGKKNYYLITVKD; this is translated from the coding sequence ATGAAAAAGAACTTCGTTGAAGAATTGCGCTGGCGCGGTATGCTGGCACAGATTATGCCCGGCACAGAAGAACTCTTGCAGAAGGAGATGGTGACTGCCTATCTGGGTACAGACCCTACTGCCGATTCACTGCATATCGGTCACTTGTGTGGCATCATGATGCTACGCCACTTGCAGCGTTGTGGCCATAAACCCATCATCCTGGTGGGTGGTGCTACAGGTATGATTGGCGACCCCTCTGGAAAGAGTCAGGAGCGCAACCTGCTGAATGATGAAACCCTGCGTCATAATCAGGAGTGCATCAAGGCTCAGGTGGCAAAATTCCTGGATTTCGACAGTAAAGAAGCTAATGCTGCTGAGATGGTGAACAACTACGATTGGATGAAAAACTTTACCTTCCTTGACTTCGCACGTGAGGTGGGTAAGCATATCACCGTGAACTATATGATGGCTAAGGAGAGCGTGCAGCAGCGCCTGAACGGTACGGCTCGCGATGGTCTTAGCTTTACCGAGTTCACCTACCAGTTGTTGCAGGGCTACGACTTCCTGTATCTCTATCAGCACAAGGGCGTGAAGTTGCAGTTGGGCGGTAACGACCAGTGGGGTAACATGACCACAGGTACTGAGCTGATTCGCCGTACGCTGGGCAACGAGGTAGAGACCTTTGCACTGACATGTCCGCTGATTACCAAGAGTGACGGTAAGAAGTTCGGTAAGACAGAGAGCGGCAACATCTGGCTGGATCCTAAGCGTACCTCACCTTATCGCTTCTACCAGTTCTGGCTGAACGTCAGCGATGAGGATGCCGAGCGCTATATCAAGATCTTCACGTCGCTGGAGAAGGATGTGATTGACGCACTTGTTGAGGAACACAAGCAGGATCCCGGTCGTCGTGTGCTGCAAAAGCGCCTGGCCGAAGAGGTGACTGTGTTGGTTCATTCACAGGAGGCGCTGGATATGGCCATTGAGGCTTCAAACATCCTCTTCGGTAAGTCCACCAAGGAGGCTCTTGAGAAACTCGATGAACAGACCTTCCTCGATGTGTTCGATGGTGTAGAGAAGTTTGAGATTTCAAAAGATCAGCTCGGTCAACCAGCCATTGAGCTCTTGACAACGGTGGCCCCAGTATTCCCTTCGAAGGGCGAGATGCGTAAGATGGTACAGGGCGGTGGCGTATCGTTGAACAAGGAAAAGCTCACCGACCAGAATCGTGCCATCACTGCCGACGACCTGATAGATGGAAAGTATCTTTTGGCTCAGAAAGGCAAAAAGAACTATTATCTGATTACGGTTAAAGACTAA
- the yidD gene encoding membrane protein insertion efficiency factor YidD translates to MKTLRNIILTVLKWLLLMPIIFYQRVISPFTPPSCRFTPTCSQYAKEAIIKHGPFKGLALAVWRILRCNPWGGSGYDPVP, encoded by the coding sequence ATGAAGACTTTGCGTAACATCATCCTGACTGTATTGAAATGGCTGTTGCTGATGCCCATTATCTTCTATCAGCGAGTTATCAGTCCGTTTACGCCCCCCTCTTGTCGTTTTACCCCCACCTGTTCGCAGTATGCCAAAGAGGCAATCATCAAGCATGGACCCTTTAAGGGGCTGGCTTTAGCCGTTTGGCGCATCCTGCGTTGCAATCCGTGGGGCGGTTCTGGCTACGACCCAGTGCCATGA
- the rnpA gene encoding ribonuclease P protein component gives MVTASAIFQKRERIVSRKLMDELFDGNHSHAVVAFPLKAVYLAKEHPDGQVPVEVLISVSKRHFKHAVDRNRVKRQVREAYRKQKQLLTEQVGEGMMVAVAFIWMSDQHFSSAEVDSRVKHLLTRIAKKVGVAPEQQDATHE, from the coding sequence ATGGTGACGGCTTCGGCTATATTCCAAAAACGGGAGCGAATCGTCAGCCGGAAACTGATGGATGAGCTCTTTGATGGCAATCACAGTCATGCCGTGGTTGCCTTTCCGCTGAAAGCCGTCTATTTAGCTAAAGAGCACCCTGACGGGCAAGTGCCGGTCGAGGTGCTCATTAGTGTTTCTAAGAGGCACTTCAAGCATGCGGTGGATCGCAACAGGGTGAAGCGCCAGGTGCGCGAGGCCTATCGCAAGCAGAAGCAGCTGCTGACCGAACAAGTGGGCGAGGGGATGATGGTGGCTGTGGCATTCATTTGGATGTCTGACCAACATTTCTCTTCTGCTGAGGTGGACAGTCGTGTGAAGCATCTCCTGACGCGTATTGCAAAGAAGGTGGGCGTTGCGCCCGAGCAGCAGGACGCTACGCATGAATAG
- a CDS encoding uroporphyrinogen-III synthase, translated as MIKKILVSQPKPTSEKSPYFDIASRFGVELVFRPFIKVESISAREFRTQKVSILDYTAIVFTSRHAIDHFFALAKEMRVAIPEDMKYFCVTETIALYIQKYVQYRKRKVFFGTTGKIDDLIPTMVKHKTEKYLVPMSDVHNDSVARLLDSKKLNHTECVMYKTVSNDFTPEEIEAFDYDMLVFFSPAGIESLTKNFPNFNQGDIAIATFGPATAKAVQDAGLRLDLSAPSEKYPSMTSALQHFLIMQED; from the coding sequence ATGATCAAGAAGATTTTGGTTTCACAACCGAAGCCTACGAGTGAGAAATCACCCTACTTTGATATCGCATCGCGATTTGGCGTGGAGTTGGTATTCCGCCCCTTTATCAAGGTAGAGAGTATCAGCGCCCGTGAATTCAGAACACAGAAGGTCAGTATTCTGGACTATACAGCTATTGTGTTCACCTCTCGCCATGCCATCGATCATTTCTTTGCGTTGGCAAAGGAAATGCGTGTTGCTATCCCTGAGGATATGAAATATTTCTGCGTAACAGAGACAATTGCACTCTATATCCAGAAATACGTACAGTATCGTAAGCGTAAGGTGTTCTTTGGTACAACAGGTAAGATTGACGACCTGATTCCAACCATGGTGAAGCATAAGACAGAGAAGTATCTTGTTCCTATGAGCGACGTTCACAACGACTCTGTGGCTCGTTTGCTGGATTCTAAGAAGCTGAACCACACTGAGTGCGTGATGTATAAGACGGTGAGCAACGACTTTACTCCCGAGGAGATTGAGGCTTTCGACTACGACATGCTGGTGTTCTTCAGTCCTGCCGGTATCGAGTCGCTGACCAAGAACTTCCCCAACTTCAATCAGGGTGATATTGCGATTGCTACATTTGGTCCTGCCACGGCAAAGGCAGTGCAGGATGCGGGTCTGCGTTTGGACTTGTCTGCTCCTTCAGAGAAGTATCCTTCTATGACAAGTGCCTTGCAGCATTTCCTGATCATGCAAGAAGATTAA